The Austwickia sp. genome includes a region encoding these proteins:
- a CDS encoding polysaccharide biosynthesis protein, whose product MTTLSGATVAITGGTGSFGATMARHLLADGVGAVHVFSRDEAKQHDMRLRFGDPRLRFFLGDVRDAESVAKAFVGADYVFHAAALKQVPSCEFFPQQAVKTNVLGSHHVIEAAAAAGVRSVVCLSTDKAVYPVNAMGMTKALMEKTAQAFARQQPNSATTISVTRYGNVMYSRGSVIPLFVQQVMSGKPLTITEPSMTRFLMSLEESVDLVRYAFEHAQPGDLFVRKAPASTVEMLARAVADLLGHPDHPIRVIGSRHGEKLHETLLSREEMVKADDHGDYYRVPVDARSMQYEQYFEEGTEAVAQLTDYTSENTERLDVAGTKAMLMTLPEMQQIVAGL is encoded by the coding sequence ATGACCACCCTGTCCGGCGCGACCGTTGCCATCACCGGGGGGACGGGCTCGTTCGGCGCCACGATGGCCCGGCACCTGCTCGCCGACGGCGTCGGCGCGGTGCACGTCTTCTCCCGGGACGAGGCGAAGCAGCACGACATGCGGTTGCGGTTCGGCGACCCGCGGCTGCGGTTCTTCCTCGGCGACGTCCGGGACGCCGAGTCGGTGGCGAAGGCGTTCGTGGGGGCCGACTACGTCTTCCACGCGGCGGCCCTCAAGCAGGTGCCGAGCTGCGAGTTCTTCCCGCAGCAGGCGGTCAAGACCAACGTCCTCGGCAGCCACCACGTCATCGAGGCCGCCGCAGCAGCGGGCGTTCGCTCGGTGGTCTGCCTATCCACGGACAAGGCCGTCTACCCGGTCAACGCCATGGGCATGACCAAGGCCCTCATGGAGAAGACCGCCCAGGCCTTCGCGCGGCAGCAGCCCAACAGCGCAACCACGATCAGCGTGACCCGCTACGGCAACGTCATGTATTCCCGCGGCTCCGTCATCCCCCTCTTCGTGCAGCAGGTCATGTCGGGCAAGCCGCTGACGATCACCGAGCCGAGCATGACCCGCTTCCTCATGAGCCTGGAGGAGTCGGTGGACCTGGTGCGCTACGCCTTCGAGCACGCGCAGCCGGGCGACCTGTTCGTGCGCAAGGCGCCGGCCTCCACCGTGGAGATGTTGGCCCGGGCCGTGGCCGACCTGCTCGGCCACCCGGACCACCCGATCCGCGTCATCGGGTCCCGGCACGGGGAGAAGCTGCACGAGACGCTGCTGTCCCGCGAGGAGATGGTCAAGGCGGACGACCACGGCGATTACTACCGCGTTCCGGTGGACGCGCGGTCGATGCAGTACGAGCAGTACTTCGAGGAGGGCACCGAGGCCGTGGCCCAGCTGACCGACTACACCAGCGAGAACACCGAGCGGCTCGATGTGGCGGGCACCAAGGCCATGCTCATGACGCTGCCGGAGATGCAGCAGATCGTGGCGGGCCTGTGA
- a CDS encoding zinc-binding dehydrogenase, which translates to MLAVYCESQSKTDPLAGLVVGERPEPQERPGWTVVDLKAATLNHHDLWSLQGVGLPADRLPMTLGCDGSGVTPDGREVIMHAVIASEGWSGDETLDPKRSLFSEVHQGTFSEKVLVPNANLIDKPAGMSWEVAAALPTAWLTAYRMLFSNADVTPGSLVLVQGAGGGIATATIQLGVAAGLRVWATTRSEAKRAAALELGAEAVFESGERLPEKVDAVIESVGAATWSHSVNVLRPGGTIVITGATSGDNPPKTELTKIFFRQLRVVGSTMGNRHELERLTRFVQTRGIEPQIETVLPLAEARRGFELMHAGENFGKIAFTA; encoded by the coding sequence ATGCTCGCCGTCTACTGCGAAAGCCAGTCGAAGACCGATCCGCTCGCGGGGCTCGTCGTGGGGGAGCGGCCTGAGCCGCAGGAGCGCCCCGGATGGACCGTGGTCGACCTGAAAGCGGCCACGCTCAACCACCACGACCTGTGGTCCCTGCAGGGGGTGGGCCTGCCCGCGGACCGTCTGCCGATGACCCTGGGCTGCGACGGCTCCGGCGTCACGCCCGACGGCCGCGAGGTGATCATGCACGCGGTGATCGCGAGCGAGGGCTGGAGCGGCGACGAGACCCTCGACCCGAAGCGGTCGCTGTTCTCCGAGGTGCACCAGGGGACGTTCTCCGAGAAGGTCCTCGTGCCGAACGCCAACCTCATCGACAAGCCGGCCGGGATGAGCTGGGAGGTCGCGGCTGCGCTGCCCACGGCGTGGCTCACGGCGTACCGGATGCTCTTCAGCAACGCCGATGTCACGCCCGGTTCGTTGGTGCTCGTGCAGGGCGCGGGCGGGGGCATCGCCACGGCCACGATCCAGCTCGGCGTCGCGGCGGGCCTGCGGGTCTGGGCGACGACGCGGTCGGAGGCGAAGCGGGCCGCGGCGCTGGAGCTGGGCGCCGAGGCGGTCTTCGAGTCCGGCGAGCGGCTGCCCGAGAAGGTCGACGCGGTGATTGAGTCGGTCGGCGCGGCCACCTGGTCGCACTCCGTCAACGTGCTCCGTCCCGGCGGCACCATCGTGATCACCGGCGCCACCAGCGGCGACAACCCCCCCAAGACGGAGCTGACCAAGATCTTCTTCCGTCAGCTGCGGGTCGTCGGTTCCACGATGGGCAACCGGCACGAACTGGAGCGCCTGACCCGGTTCGTGCAGACCCGCGGGATCGAGCCGCAGATCGAGACGGTCCTGCCGCTGGCGGAGGCACGACGCGGATTCGAGCTCATGCACGCCGGCGAGAACTTCGGCAAGATCGCCTTCACCGCGTGA
- a CDS encoding G-D-S-L family lipolytic protein yields the protein MEFIASADALAADGPRDVGLVFVGDSFVAGYGDPKALGWVNRVVARTTHPDLDLTAYNLGIRGQSSADLLNRWRSEGMPRWAERRERRLVVGIGQADLDQDLTIARSRLNIANMLDDATARGISTFVVGPPPTLDPEFNRRLESLVEAQSDVCGRRSVPYVDCYYPLLEHDQWLQELGASSDQRHPGQAGYGLLAWLVLHGGWEHWLQIAP from the coding sequence ATGGAGTTCATCGCCAGCGCAGACGCCCTCGCGGCGGACGGACCCCGCGACGTCGGCCTGGTCTTCGTCGGCGACTCCTTCGTCGCCGGCTACGGAGATCCCAAGGCGCTCGGCTGGGTGAACCGGGTGGTGGCCCGCACCACCCATCCCGACCTGGATCTCACGGCGTACAACCTGGGCATCCGCGGTCAATCCTCCGCCGACCTGCTGAACCGGTGGCGCTCGGAGGGCATGCCCCGGTGGGCCGAGCGGCGCGAGCGGCGGCTCGTCGTCGGCATCGGCCAGGCCGACCTCGATCAGGACCTCACGATCGCGCGGTCGCGGCTCAACATCGCGAACATGCTGGACGACGCGACGGCGAGGGGCATCTCGACGTTCGTCGTCGGCCCCCCGCCGACGCTGGACCCGGAGTTCAACCGCCGCCTCGAGTCGCTGGTCGAGGCCCAATCCGACGTGTGCGGGCGGCGCAGCGTCCCCTACGTCGACTGCTACTACCCCCTCCTCGAGCACGACCAGTGGCTCCAGGAGTTGGGTGCCTCCTCGGACCAGCGCCATCCCGGCCAGGCCGGCTATGGGCTGCTCGCCTGGCTGGTGCTGCACGGCGGCTGGGAGCACTGGCTGCAGATCGCGCCCTGA
- a CDS encoding NAD-dependent epimerase/dehydratase family protein produces MRLVVTGAAGFLGWHTRARVAALDGVEAIPIDRTAFAGQAVEEALRELGPGDAVLHLAGINRASSDDQSEVRDGNIALADRLIAAYEATGCRARLVVAGSLQADMTGAAESPYGVGKRLAAEKLAAYAERAGVLCAEVRLPNLYGEHGRPAYNSFVATFAHRIAAGEEPQVSGDREIPLLHVQDAVADLLAAAAEPDPPPLIRPTAVTPLRISWVAERLAAFHEVYRHGQIPALHDAVDVRLFNVLRAAMWDQGARSFALTPQADHRGAFVEVLRQHGGQGQSSFSTTVPGVTRGDHVHFRKIERFVVVRGTGLIRLRKLAGDPAEIIEIPVHGETPTAVDMPTLWTHAITNVGTDEMLTLFWINELYDPADADTHPEKVLQEGSPS; encoded by the coding sequence ATGCGGCTGGTGGTGACGGGGGCGGCGGGGTTCCTCGGCTGGCACACGCGGGCAAGGGTCGCCGCCCTCGACGGCGTCGAGGCGATCCCCATCGACCGTACGGCGTTCGCCGGCCAGGCCGTGGAGGAGGCGCTGCGCGAGCTCGGTCCCGGCGACGCGGTGCTGCACCTCGCGGGGATCAACCGCGCCTCGAGCGACGACCAGAGCGAGGTGCGGGACGGCAACATCGCCCTGGCCGACCGGCTCATCGCGGCGTACGAGGCCACCGGCTGCCGCGCCCGTCTCGTCGTCGCCGGGTCCCTCCAGGCCGACATGACCGGGGCGGCCGAGTCGCCGTACGGCGTCGGCAAGCGGCTGGCCGCCGAGAAGCTCGCGGCGTACGCCGAGCGGGCGGGCGTGCTGTGCGCCGAGGTGCGGCTGCCGAATCTGTATGGGGAGCACGGGCGCCCGGCGTACAACTCGTTCGTCGCGACGTTCGCGCACCGCATCGCCGCGGGCGAGGAACCGCAGGTGAGTGGCGACCGCGAGATCCCGCTGCTGCACGTGCAGGACGCCGTCGCCGACCTGCTCGCGGCCGCGGCCGAGCCCGACCCGCCGCCGCTGATCCGGCCGACGGCGGTGACCCCGCTGCGCATCTCGTGGGTGGCCGAGCGGCTGGCGGCGTTCCACGAGGTCTATCGCCACGGCCAGATCCCCGCGCTGCACGACGCGGTCGACGTCCGGCTGTTCAACGTCCTGCGGGCGGCGATGTGGGACCAGGGCGCCCGCTCGTTCGCGCTGACCCCGCAGGCCGACCACCGCGGCGCGTTCGTTGAGGTGCTGCGGCAACACGGGGGGCAGGGGCAGAGCTCGTTCTCCACCACGGTCCCCGGCGTGACCCGCGGCGACCACGTGCACTTCCGCAAGATCGAACGGTTCGTGGTGGTGCGCGGCACCGGCCTGATCCGGCTCCGCAAGCTCGCCGGGGATCCCGCGGAGATCATCGAGATCCCGGTCCACGGCGAGACACCCACCGCCGTCGACATGCCCACGCTGTGGACCCACGCCATCACCAACGTGGGCACCGACGAGATGCTCACGCTGTTCTGGATCAACGAGCTCTACGACCCCGCCGACGCCGACACCCATCCCGAAAAGGTTCTGCAGGAAGGCAGCCCGTCGTGA
- the wecB gene encoding UDP-N-acetylglucosamine 2-epimerase (non-hydrolyzing), translated as MTVVGTRPEIIRLSRVMARLDATVDHVLVHTGQNYDYELNGIFFEELGIRKPDRFLEVDTGSLGAVLGGVLAKTEEAILAERPDALLVLGDTNSCIAALMARRMKVPVYHMEAGNRCFDLNVPEETNRRMVDHVSDYNLVYTEHARRNLLAEGMHPRRVLLTGSPMKEVLRHHAGQFAASTVLADLGLRRREFLLVSAHREENVDSPARLSALLDCLEAAQSAYDVPMLVSTHPRTRKRLDALLADTGRTLADGITWHKPLGFIDYVRLQQEALAVLSDSGTISEESSILAFPAVTLRDSIERPEALDTGAIVMTGLDPGNVVEGVRTVLAGRDEHGDVHPVVPADYAIDNCSERAVKFLLSTHRRHEQWSGIRPS; from the coding sequence ATGACCGTCGTCGGGACCCGGCCGGAGATCATCCGGCTGTCCCGGGTGATGGCCCGCCTCGATGCGACCGTGGACCACGTGCTCGTGCACACCGGGCAGAACTACGACTACGAACTCAACGGGATCTTCTTCGAGGAGCTGGGGATCCGGAAGCCGGACCGGTTCCTCGAGGTCGACACGGGCTCCCTCGGCGCGGTGCTGGGCGGCGTGCTCGCCAAGACCGAGGAGGCCATCCTCGCGGAGCGACCGGACGCGCTGCTGGTCCTGGGTGACACCAACTCCTGCATCGCCGCGCTGATGGCCCGCCGGATGAAGGTGCCGGTCTATCACATGGAGGCCGGCAACCGCTGCTTCGACCTCAACGTCCCGGAGGAGACGAACCGCCGGATGGTGGATCACGTCTCCGACTACAACCTCGTCTACACGGAGCACGCCCGGCGCAACCTGCTCGCCGAGGGCATGCACCCGCGCCGGGTGCTGCTGACCGGATCGCCGATGAAGGAGGTCTTGCGGCATCACGCGGGCCAGTTCGCGGCGTCGACCGTGCTCGCCGACCTGGGGCTGCGGCGGCGCGAGTTCCTGCTGGTCAGCGCCCACCGCGAGGAGAACGTCGACTCCCCCGCCCGGTTGTCGGCCCTGCTGGACTGCCTGGAGGCGGCCCAGTCCGCGTACGACGTACCGATGCTCGTCTCCACCCACCCGCGCACCCGCAAGCGGCTGGACGCGCTCCTGGCCGACACGGGGCGCACCCTGGCCGACGGCATCACCTGGCACAAGCCGCTGGGGTTCATCGATTACGTGCGCTTGCAACAGGAAGCACTCGCCGTGCTCTCCGACTCCGGCACGATCAGCGAGGAGTCCTCGATCCTGGCGTTCCCGGCCGTCACGCTGCGCGACTCCATCGAGCGGCCGGAGGCGCTGGACACCGGCGCCATCGTGATGACCGGCCTCGACCCCGGCAACGTGGTGGAGGGCGTGCGCACCGTCCTGGCCGGCCGCGACGAGCACGGCGACGTGCACCCGGTGGTGCCGGCGGACTACGCCATCGACAACTGCTCGGAGCGGGCGGTGAAGTTCCTCCTGTCCACGCATCGCCGCCACGAACAGTGGTCCGGGATCCGACCGTCGTGA
- a CDS encoding DUF4097 family beta strand repeat protein: MDDVRRVSGAEILTCPQKISSVTVWLGGGDLAVLPCGADEPARVEVHEVSGPPLSVSWVEGALRVEHREPGEQLWAALRRAVSALALPATRLALVVPAGAAVTVRTATAAVYVEGLTAALAITTVSGAVTLRDVSGVTDVTTGAGAVQATHLAGQLKVKTATGGVAVQGAELRAAGLATVSGRLSLDLAVSNCLVTSTTAGGSLDVRAPRGAGYDLTASAPRGAVSIDGAVVLPDGDDPRERPGPGPGPGAGAGDVAAPEVPGAEPDLSGETDNAPGAERDADGAEPDLSGPAHDVPGEGPAEPGGDEGTGAAQGRRGTVHRGEGDRALVIKARTRSGSVSLRRELPGSP; encoded by the coding sequence ATGGACGACGTACGCCGGGTGTCCGGCGCGGAAATCCTGACCTGCCCGCAGAAGATCTCGTCGGTGACGGTGTGGCTGGGCGGCGGTGACCTCGCGGTCCTGCCGTGCGGCGCCGACGAGCCCGCCCGCGTGGAGGTCCACGAGGTCTCCGGGCCGCCGCTGTCGGTGTCCTGGGTCGAAGGTGCGCTCCGGGTCGAACATCGAGAGCCCGGCGAACAGCTCTGGGCCGCGCTGCGCCGCGCCGTCTCGGCTCTGGCCTTGCCGGCCACGCGGCTCGCCCTGGTGGTGCCGGCGGGTGCCGCGGTGACAGTGCGGACGGCGACGGCGGCGGTGTACGTCGAGGGCCTGACGGCCGCTCTCGCCATCACCACGGTGAGCGGCGCGGTGACCCTGCGGGACGTGAGCGGGGTGACGGACGTGACCACCGGGGCCGGCGCCGTCCAGGCCACGCACCTGGCTGGCCAGCTCAAGGTCAAGACGGCCACGGGCGGGGTGGCGGTGCAGGGGGCAGAGCTGCGGGCGGCCGGGCTGGCGACGGTTTCCGGGCGGCTGTCTCTGGACCTTGCGGTGTCGAACTGCCTGGTGACGTCGACGACGGCCGGGGGTTCCCTGGACGTGCGGGCCCCGCGCGGGGCCGGTTATGACCTCACGGCGTCCGCTCCCCGCGGGGCGGTGTCCATCGACGGTGCGGTGGTACTCCCGGACGGCGATGATCCTCGCGAGCGCCCTGGCCCTGGCCCTGGCCCCGGCGCGGGCGCGGGGGACGTGGCCGCGCCTGAGGTACCCGGCGCAGAACCCGACCTATCCGGCGAGACAGACAACGCACCCGGCGCGGAACGCGACGCAGACGGCGCAGAACCCGACCTGTCCGGCCCGGCACACGACGTACCAGGCGAAGGCCCTGCGGAACCTGGCGGGGACGAGGGCACCGGCGCGGCCCAGGGTCGGCGCGGAACGGTGCATCGCGGCGAGGGTGACCGGGCGCTGGTGATCAAGGCGCGCACGCGGTCCGGGTCGGTGTCCCTGCGCCGCGAGCTGCCCGGCAGTCCCTGA
- a CDS encoding O-antigen ligase family protein encodes MSSATPPRRRRVARTATETAPKTAAEKAVERAAPWAMVVIGLLLAWQSQISLRLSGPARLAVLALGVLAVLVAVARLWRLRWWRSPVVLTWWAWWAALAVAATLTWRSLPIGETPVLGEVRAVVSAREEIAQLGLGAAAASALLVLSRGERRGVRGFRWLWLAILVTTAPVALWEIRTDQHIVLSRWGEGVWNFTPHVPAATFTNPNNYACVLVAVVGALLGWSLAGMWGRASRWGAALLLAAAVFATWLVWATLSRGAFAAIAVQLVVAAVGLAAALGLGARLRASRAGRLGATVVGALLAVGLLASFVVPALAARNPLLRAPKAGEEASDAQRIELIRAGLRYWRESPWLGTGPGTYEYHLATGRPVGVPDPTINAHNAFVEILSQYGLLGTVPLALLVGVLGWYAVRPARRERALATCGISARVEIGALLVAFAVTGVVVSSALAMPLWCVMLAHATAVAWSCDPGERGAGSAECAGSAGEVEPAHDGVQLARDPGEP; translated from the coding sequence GTGAGCTCGGCGACGCCCCCGCGGCGGCGTCGGGTTGCGCGGACCGCAACCGAGACCGCACCCAAGACCGCCGCCGAGAAAGCCGTCGAGCGCGCCGCGCCCTGGGCCATGGTGGTGATCGGCCTGTTGCTGGCCTGGCAGTCCCAAATCTCCCTGCGGCTCAGCGGACCGGCGCGGCTCGCGGTGCTGGCGCTGGGCGTGCTGGCCGTGCTCGTCGCCGTCGCCCGCCTCTGGCGGCTGCGCTGGTGGCGCTCCCCCGTGGTGCTGACCTGGTGGGCGTGGTGGGCCGCCCTGGCCGTCGCGGCGACACTGACCTGGCGGTCGCTGCCGATCGGTGAGACGCCCGTCCTCGGGGAGGTGCGCGCGGTGGTCTCCGCCCGGGAGGAGATCGCGCAGCTCGGGCTGGGCGCGGCCGCCGCCTCGGCCCTGCTGGTGCTGTCCCGCGGGGAGCGTCGGGGGGTGCGCGGGTTTCGGTGGCTCTGGCTCGCGATCCTGGTCACGACGGCGCCGGTCGCCCTTTGGGAGATCCGCACCGACCAGCACATCGTCCTGAGCCGGTGGGGCGAGGGGGTCTGGAACTTCACCCCGCACGTGCCCGCCGCCACGTTCACCAACCCGAACAACTACGCGTGCGTGCTGGTCGCCGTCGTCGGTGCGCTGCTCGGCTGGTCCCTCGCCGGGATGTGGGGGCGGGCGTCGCGCTGGGGGGCGGCGCTGCTGCTGGCCGCCGCGGTCTTCGCCACCTGGCTGGTCTGGGCCACGCTGTCGCGCGGTGCGTTCGCCGCGATCGCCGTCCAGCTCGTCGTCGCCGCCGTGGGGCTCGCCGCCGCGCTGGGCCTCGGCGCCCGGTTGCGCGCCTCGCGAGCGGGCCGGCTCGGCGCCACCGTCGTCGGCGCCTTGCTGGCGGTGGGGTTGCTGGCCAGCTTCGTCGTACCGGCCCTGGCCGCCCGCAATCCGCTGCTCCGAGCACCGAAGGCCGGCGAGGAGGCCTCGGATGCCCAACGGATCGAGCTGATCCGCGCCGGGCTGCGCTACTGGCGGGAGAGCCCGTGGCTGGGCACCGGGCCGGGGACGTACGAGTACCACCTCGCCACCGGGCGGCCCGTCGGCGTCCCCGATCCGACCATCAACGCGCACAACGCGTTCGTGGAGATCCTGAGCCAGTACGGGCTGCTCGGGACCGTTCCCCTCGCGCTGTTGGTGGGGGTGCTGGGCTGGTACGCCGTGCGCCCGGCGCGACGCGAACGGGCGCTCGCGACATGCGGGATCTCGGCGCGGGTCGAGATCGGCGCGCTGCTGGTCGCGTTCGCCGTGACGGGGGTCGTCGTCAGCTCCGCGCTGGCCATGCCCCTGTGGTGCGTGATGCTCGCGCACGCCACCGCGGTGGCCTGGTCATGCGACCCCGGAGAACGGGGCGCCGGGTCAGCCGAATGCGCCGGGTCAGCCGGTGAAGTGGAACCGGCCCACGATGGCGTCCAGCTCGCCCGCGACCCCGGAGAGCCGTGA
- a CDS encoding polysaccharide biosynthesis protein: MSTQSPTARARVRRWLWAAIDVLVWVVAVVAAVWLRHDFSFPVGVKRYMVLFGVFCGLLQVVSGTLLGPYRVSHARGSFEETFDLMRSFLATTAVAAAIQLVGWPPAPYPRSAAVIGGGWALLGAFGLRILFRSFRTHEIRGRNDVAERAIVYGAGDTGRRLIKSALREQDAGILPVAILDDTKERARLKIEGIGVRGGKADVAPVAAAVGATMLIVAAPHATSADLRELSEGANQAGLTVKILPSLSDVLDESAGSGGGTSGGVRDLRDLDLTDLLSRPPVHLDTTVIAAQIQGRRVLVTGAGGSIGSELCRQLAKFAPARIYLLDRDESGLQSTQMSLTGQGLLASDDVLLADIRDPEGLRLVFEQARPQVVFHAAALKHLPLLESFPLEAWKTNVQGTLNVLEAAAAVGVEAFVNVSTDKAADPTSTLGYSKRCTERLTAHFADTQPGRYVSVRFGNVLGSRGSMLHAFTAQIAAGGPVTVTHPEVQRYFMLIPEACQLVLQAGAIGHDGEVMVLEMGEQVKILEVARNLIRASGKKDVKIVFTGLRPGEKLGEDLFSDADPRRETAHPLIDAVDVPGLSPALVHRTGLHDAVSAYAWMRGAALGTEPDTVTPANAVSPVAASGSPLEGGEDAVDPTRVREDR; the protein is encoded by the coding sequence GTGTCGACGCAGTCGCCCACGGCTCGCGCGCGCGTCCGCCGCTGGCTGTGGGCCGCGATCGATGTGCTCGTCTGGGTGGTCGCCGTCGTCGCGGCCGTGTGGCTGCGCCACGACTTCTCGTTCCCGGTCGGCGTCAAGCGCTACATGGTGCTGTTCGGTGTGTTCTGCGGGTTGCTGCAGGTGGTCTCGGGCACGCTCCTCGGGCCGTACCGGGTCAGCCACGCCCGCGGCAGCTTCGAGGAGACCTTCGACCTCATGCGGTCGTTCCTCGCCACGACGGCGGTGGCGGCGGCGATCCAGCTCGTGGGCTGGCCCCCTGCGCCGTACCCCCGTTCCGCCGCCGTCATCGGCGGCGGCTGGGCGCTGCTGGGAGCGTTCGGCCTGCGGATCCTGTTCCGGTCCTTCCGCACCCACGAGATCCGCGGCCGCAATGACGTGGCCGAACGCGCGATCGTGTACGGCGCGGGCGACACCGGCCGCCGACTCATCAAGAGCGCCCTGCGCGAGCAGGACGCCGGCATCCTGCCCGTGGCCATCCTCGACGACACCAAGGAACGCGCTCGCCTGAAGATCGAGGGCATCGGCGTGCGCGGCGGCAAGGCCGACGTGGCCCCGGTCGCCGCGGCGGTCGGAGCGACGATGCTCATCGTCGCCGCCCCCCACGCCACCTCGGCCGACCTGCGCGAGCTCTCGGAGGGGGCCAACCAGGCCGGACTGACGGTCAAGATCCTGCCCAGCCTGTCGGACGTGCTCGACGAGTCGGCCGGCAGCGGAGGCGGTACGTCGGGTGGGGTGCGCGACCTGCGCGATCTCGACCTGACGGACCTGCTCAGCCGCCCGCCGGTGCACCTCGACACAACGGTCATCGCGGCGCAGATCCAGGGCCGCCGGGTGCTCGTGACCGGGGCCGGGGGGTCCATCGGGTCGGAGCTGTGCCGCCAGCTCGCCAAGTTCGCGCCGGCGCGCATCTACCTGCTCGACCGAGACGAGTCGGGCCTGCAGTCGACGCAGATGAGCCTCACCGGCCAGGGGCTGCTCGCCAGCGACGACGTACTGCTCGCGGACATCCGCGACCCGGAGGGTCTGCGCCTGGTCTTCGAACAGGCCCGCCCGCAGGTGGTCTTCCACGCGGCGGCGCTCAAGCACCTGCCGCTGTTGGAGAGCTTCCCGCTGGAGGCCTGGAAGACCAACGTGCAGGGCACGCTCAACGTGCTGGAGGCCGCGGCCGCCGTGGGCGTGGAGGCCTTCGTCAACGTCTCCACCGACAAGGCGGCCGACCCGACGTCGACGCTCGGCTACAGCAAGCGGTGCACCGAGCGGCTGACGGCCCACTTCGCCGACACGCAACCCGGCCGCTACGTCTCCGTGCGGTTCGGCAATGTGCTGGGCTCGCGCGGGTCGATGCTGCACGCCTTCACCGCCCAGATCGCGGCCGGTGGGCCGGTCACGGTGACCCACCCGGAGGTGCAGCGCTACTTCATGCTGATCCCCGAGGCCTGCCAGCTCGTGCTGCAGGCGGGCGCCATCGGCCACGACGGCGAGGTGATGGTGCTGGAGATGGGCGAGCAGGTCAAGATCCTCGAGGTGGCCCGCAACCTCATCCGCGCGTCCGGCAAGAAGGACGTCAAGATCGTCTTCACCGGCCTGCGCCCGGGCGAGAAGCTGGGCGAGGACCTGTTCTCCGACGCCGACCCCCGCCGCGAGACCGCGCACCCCCTCATCGACGCCGTCGACGTGCCCGGCCTGTCCCCGGCGCTCGTGCACCGGACCGGCCTGCACGACGCGGTCTCGGCCTACGCGTGGATGCGCGGCGCCGCGCTGGGCACGGAACCGGACACGGTGACGCCGGCCAACGCCGTGTCCCCGGTCGCCGCGAGCGGCAGTCCGCTGGAGGGCGGCGAGGACGCCGTCGACCCGACCCGAGTCCGGGAGGACCGATGA